In Streptomyces sp. NBC_01426, one genomic interval encodes:
- a CDS encoding Tex family protein — translation MTMSIEGRIAEELGVRERQVKAAVELLDGGSTVPFIARYRKEATEMLDDAQLRTLEERLRYLRELEDRRAAILDSVREQNKLDAELEARINAADTKARLEDIYLPFKPKRRTKAQIAREAGLAPLAEGLLADPSVEPAVAAAAFVDPDKGVADPAAALEGARAILTETFAEDADLIGELRERMWGRGRLASKVREGKEEAGAKFADYFDFAEPLTALPSHRVLAMLRGEKEDVLSLDLEPEEPSDTPGPSTYEGMVARRFGVGDRGRPGDKWLADTVRWAWRTKIQVHLGIDLRTRLRAAAEDEAVRVFAANLRDLLLAAPAGTRATLGLDPGFRTGVKVAVVDATGKVVATDVIHPHVPANKWDDSLAKLARLAKEHTVDLIAIGNGTASRETDKLAGDLITRHPELGLTKVMVSEAGASVYSASAFASQELPDMDVSLRGAVSIARRLQDPLAELVKIDPKSIGVGQYQHDLSEVKLSRSLDAVVEDCVNGVGVDVNTASAPLLSRVSGISGGLAENIVAHRDANGPFRNRKGLKDVARLGPKAYEQCAGFLRIRGGDDPLDSSSVHPEAYPVVRAMGKTAGGEVASLIGNGAVLRSLRPEQFVTETFGLPTVTDILRELEKPGRDPRPAFKTATFKEGVEKIGDLAPGMILEGVVTNVAAFGAFIDIGVHQDGLAHVSALSKTFVKDPRDVVKPGDIVRVKVMDVDIPRKRISLTLRLEDEAGADRSAGAPREREERRGGARPPQQRGAAPQGGQSGQSRRGQGGGQAAQGGQGGQRQGGGQGQGQGGQGGRRQGGGGQGSGAPAPANSAMADALRRAGLTGKEDRRGR, via the coding sequence GTGACGATGTCCATCGAAGGCAGGATCGCCGAGGAGCTCGGCGTACGGGAGCGGCAGGTCAAGGCCGCCGTCGAGCTGCTCGACGGCGGCTCCACCGTCCCGTTCATCGCTCGCTACCGCAAGGAGGCGACCGAGATGCTCGACGACGCCCAGTTGCGCACTCTGGAGGAGCGACTGCGGTACCTGCGCGAGCTGGAGGACCGCCGCGCGGCCATCCTCGATTCCGTGCGGGAGCAGAACAAGCTCGACGCCGAGCTGGAGGCCCGGATCAACGCGGCCGACACCAAGGCCCGGCTGGAGGACATCTACCTGCCCTTCAAGCCCAAGCGGCGCACCAAGGCACAGATCGCCCGCGAGGCCGGCCTGGCGCCGCTCGCCGAGGGGCTGCTGGCCGACCCCTCCGTCGAACCGGCCGTCGCCGCCGCCGCGTTCGTGGACCCCGACAAGGGCGTCGCCGACCCGGCCGCCGCCCTGGAGGGCGCCCGCGCCATCCTCACCGAGACGTTCGCCGAGGACGCCGACCTCATCGGCGAGCTGCGCGAACGCATGTGGGGGCGCGGCCGGCTCGCCTCGAAGGTCCGCGAGGGCAAGGAGGAGGCGGGCGCCAAGTTCGCCGACTACTTCGACTTCGCCGAACCCCTCACCGCGCTGCCCTCGCACCGGGTCCTGGCCATGCTCCGCGGCGAGAAGGAGGACGTCCTCAGCCTCGACCTGGAGCCGGAGGAGCCGAGCGACACGCCCGGCCCCTCCACGTACGAGGGCATGGTCGCGCGCCGCTTCGGCGTGGGCGACCGGGGCCGCCCGGGCGACAAGTGGCTCGCCGACACCGTCCGCTGGGCCTGGCGCACGAAGATCCAGGTCCACCTGGGCATCGACCTGCGGACCCGCCTGCGGGCCGCCGCCGAGGACGAGGCCGTACGGGTCTTCGCCGCCAACCTGCGCGACCTGCTGCTCGCCGCGCCCGCCGGCACCCGCGCGACGCTCGGCCTGGACCCGGGCTTCCGCACCGGCGTCAAGGTGGCCGTCGTGGACGCGACCGGCAAGGTCGTGGCCACGGACGTGATCCACCCACACGTCCCCGCCAACAAGTGGGACGACTCCCTGGCGAAGCTGGCGCGACTGGCCAAGGAGCACACGGTCGACCTGATCGCCATCGGCAACGGCACCGCCTCCCGCGAGACCGACAAGCTGGCCGGCGACCTCATCACCCGCCACCCCGAGCTGGGGCTGACCAAGGTGATGGTGTCGGAGGCCGGCGCGTCCGTGTACTCCGCCTCCGCGTTCGCCTCGCAGGAACTCCCGGACATGGACGTGTCGTTGCGCGGCGCGGTCTCCATCGCCCGCCGCCTCCAGGACCCGCTGGCCGAACTCGTCAAGATCGACCCGAAGTCGATCGGCGTCGGCCAGTACCAGCACGACCTGTCCGAGGTGAAGCTCTCCCGTTCCCTCGACGCGGTGGTCGAGGACTGCGTGAACGGTGTCGGCGTCGACGTCAACACCGCCTCCGCGCCGCTGCTCTCACGCGTCTCGGGCATCAGCGGCGGCCTCGCCGAGAACATCGTGGCCCACCGCGACGCCAACGGCCCCTTCCGCAACCGCAAGGGCCTCAAGGACGTGGCCCGGCTGGGCCCGAAGGCCTACGAGCAGTGCGCGGGCTTCCTGCGGATCCGCGGCGGGGACGACCCGCTGGACTCCTCCAGCGTGCACCCCGAGGCGTACCCGGTGGTCCGGGCGATGGGCAAGACGGCGGGCGGCGAGGTGGCGTCCCTGATCGGCAACGGCGCGGTCCTGCGGTCGCTGCGTCCGGAGCAGTTCGTCACCGAGACCTTCGGCCTGCCGACCGTCACGGACATCCTGCGCGAGCTGGAGAAGCCCGGGCGCGACCCGCGACCCGCCTTCAAGACGGCGACCTTCAAGGAGGGCGTCGAGAAGATCGGCGACCTGGCCCCCGGCATGATCCTGGAGGGCGTCGTCACCAACGTGGCCGCCTTCGGGGCGTTCATCGACATCGGCGTCCACCAGGACGGGTTGGCACACGTCTCCGCGCTGTCGAAGACCTTCGTGAAGGACCCGCGGGACGTGGTGAAGCCGGGCGACATCGTCCGCGTGAAGGTCATGGACGTGGACATCCCGCGCAAGCGGATCTCGCTCACCCTGCGCCTGGAGGACGAGGCCGGGGCCGACCGTTCCGCCGGGGCGCCCCGGGAGCGCGAGGAGCGCCGGGGCGGCGCCCGGCCCCCGCAGCAGCGGGGCGCGGCCCCACAGGGCGGCCAGAGCGGCCAGAGCCGACGGGGCCAGGGCGGCGGCCAGGCGGCCCAGGGCGGTCAGGGTGGTCAGCGCCAGGGCGGCGGCCAAGGCCAGGGCCAGGGCGGTCAGGGGGGCCGGCGTCAGGGCGGCGGCGGGCAGGGATCCGGAGCGCCGGCGCCCGCCAACAGCGCGATGGCAGACGCCCTGCGCCGGGCCGGCCTCACCGGCAAGGAGGACCGTCGCGGCCGCTGA